GAAGTCAGAAATGACAAAGTGATTTGTTCAAGGATACTccaaagaaaattagaatttcaTCAGCAGGACATATGAGAGAATAGGGCCAAAAGCCTCCTGAAGGGATAGAAAACATCTACGCATCATTAGGCTTCCTCTGGAAAAATGGAGTCTCAGTTTCTCACCCTTCTATCTCCTTGTCCTTGCAGTACAAGGAGTTTGCCAACTACAATGACAGCACAGAGACCCCCCTACAGGAAAGTCACTTCTGCTCCACAGTTGAGGGGCCCCTACTGACTTCCTTCAAGGCTGTGTTCATGCCTGTAGCCTACAGCCTCATCTTCCTCCTGGGTCTGATGGGCAACATCCTGGTGCTGGTGATCCTCGAGCGGCACCGGCAGACGCGCAGCTCTACGGAGACCTTCCTGTTCCACCTGGCGGTGGCTGACCTCCTACTAGTCTTCATCCTGCCCTTTGCTATCGCTGAAGGCTCTGTGGGCTGGGTCCTGGGAAGCTCCCTCTGCAAAATTGTGATTGCTCTGCACAAGATCAATTTCTACTGCAGCAGCCTGCTCCTAGCCTGCATCGCTGTGGACCGCTACCTGGCCATCGTTCATGCCGTCCACGCCTACCGTCACCGCCGCCTCCTCTCCATCCACATCACCTGCGCAACCATCTGGCTGGCAGGCTTCCTCTTCGCTTTGCCGGAGATCCTCTTCGCCACGGTCAGCCAACCCCACAGCAATGACTCCCTGCCACGTTGCACCTTCCCTCAGGAGAACCAAGCTGAAACCAATGCCTGGTTTACCTCCCGCTTCCTCTACCATGTTGGGGGCTTTCTGCTGCCAATGCTGGTAATGGGCTGGTGCTACGTGGGGGTGGTACACAGACTGTGCCAGGCCCAGCGGCGCCCTCAGCGACAGAAAGCAGTCAGAGTGGCTATCCTGGTGACAAGCATCTTCTTTCTCTGCTGGTCACCTTACCACATTGTCATCTTCCTGGACACCCTGGCCAGACTGAAGGCAGTGGATAACAGCTGTGAGCTGAATGGCTCTCTCCCGGTGGCCATCACCATATGCGAGTTCCTGGGCCTGGCCCACTGCTGCCTCAACCCCATGCTCTACACTTTCGCTGGAGTGAAGTTTCGAAGTGACCTGTCTCGACTTCTGACCAAGCTGGGTTGCAccggccctgcttccctgtgccagcTCTTCCCTGGCTGGCGCAAGAGCAGTCTGTCTGAGTCAGAGAATGCCACCTCCCTCACCACCTTCTAAGTCCCAGCACCCctctttgtttctgctttcttcgGGGCAGGCAGTGGCGGTGGAGTCTCTTCCAACAGGAGCTGGGGTCCTGAGTGTTATGTTGGCTACCTCCCAGCAGGGAGGCAGCTTCTGTCTAGGACATCCCTGTCACTCTTCCACCAGCCCTGAGGCTAGGCTGGAGTCCAGGGAGGGGAAAGCAGatcaaaagcaaagcaaaaggtCTCTGTACCCATCTGCATCACCCTGGGCTGAGAGGACTCCACACACCTCTCACCCTAGCTGGCCAAAGCCCTGGCCACAGGGAAAGTCAATCCCCTCCCAGAATAAACTCATCCTCTTAAGGGCTGCTGACTGCCACAGATACCCACCTCTCCTCCCATGCCCCATGCCAAATGGAGCCAGGAGAAGCTGGAACTGGGGATGAgcagaaattaaaactgagatgGCCAGTTAGTGACAGAGTGTGGCCTTAACAATTCTTAGTTCCTTAATTCGGACATTCTGCCAGATCAACTCTGCAACTGTCTTGACCAAGCAGGAAGCTCGGACTGATCTTCTTTAGATCACGGACAGTGACCAAACCAGCACTGGGTTGGCCCCATGCCAAGGGGTCCTGGAttacagaggacagactccaAGTAGGAAGCTAGCCAGTGTCTTAAGGAACAGCAGAAGGCAAGCCAGCAAAGGAGACtggtggaagaaaggaaaaactcCCACCGAAGCCCCCAGAGAGGGACAATCAAAGCCAGTTGTCTTGTCTGCCCCGGGACCAGACAGAGGTGGGTGGAGAGCTCCCAGACTGGGCCAGGGGAGGCAGGATCCAGGGTCCTGGTGAACTCTGGGCACTGATGGAAGGAGGCAGACTCGTTCTTTCCTTGCCACCCTCCTCACAATCAATGGGGCCATGGAAATTAGAGCAGAGGGTCCTGGCCACAGCGGAGGGGACCCTTAGCCATGAGTAAGAATGGAGACAGAGGCCCCCTGGAAAGGTGCTCTGGAGTCATCTCATCCAGCCCCCCCCCACTCCATGGTGTCACCTTAGGCAGGGCAGTGTGAGAAGCAGACCTGGGCAGGGAAGTCCCCAAGCCCCAGGAAGCCATGCCCAGCCCCTCAGAGGATACTAGTCAGATGGAACCAGAGGAAGCTACTCCTCGCTCACTCTGGACTCTCCCTCTCAGCCTCTATCTGGGGTAGAGGATCAGGGACTCCTGCATTTGCTGGGGACCCTCTGAATAGCCCAGTTCCACTAAAATCAGTCAGGACCACTGGAGGCCTCCATTGGAAATCAGAAGTATGGCCTGGGGGACTGTGCCCTTACCACAGAATGAAGGGGAATTCCTGGCATCCCCCCTTTTCTCCCAGTATCCAAGAGCAAGCTGGGCAGTGGAGGAGCCAGACACAGAAGCAAAAAGGCAAAAGGTTGGattctgaattttctctttttaataaaaaggcaCCTATAAAACAGGTCAATACAGTACAGGCAGCACAGAGACCCCCAGAACAAGCctaaaaattgtttcaaaataaaaaccaagaagatGTCTTCAcatattgtatttatatatttatatttatatatatatatttatataatggtaCAAAATGGCTGGGGGTATGGCCATGGATGGAGGGAAGAAGGCTGACCTGTGGAGTTCACCTTAGGAAGCTAGTGGCGGAGGTGAGAGTAGAGGGGACCTGGAGGGCCCTGGGCCCTTTGTGGTCTGAGCCCTCTCCTCAGAGCAGGAAACACTTAAAGGAGGATAGTTTTGGGCAGTCTTGGGACAGGGGTGGGGGCTCCAGGGCATAGGGCCCAGGTGGAAGGAGAGTAGGCAGATGGAGGACAGGTGCCCCCCTACCCAATGCAGAGGGCCTGGCCATGGCCCCTGGGAGGTGCTAAGGGAATCAGGAGCCTGCAGCCAGCCCCGGAGAAGGAAGCGGCGCTTGACCTGGCTGATGGTGGACCTAGAGGACAGCACCAGACTGGGAGAAGTGGGCGTGAATTCCCTTTGTGTTACAGCTGCCAAGGCGAGGCCAGGCCTGCAGGTCAGGAAGGCTAAGGACCGGGACCTGGTAGAAGACACCCTGTCTAGAATGACCCTTGGCCCTGGAGGCAGGGCATAAACGGCCTCAGCCAGGGAACTGCCCTGCCACCTCACAAGGCAGGAAAGGAAGTGAGAAAAGGAGAAGTTTTTTACTCCTGGGACCAAGGGGGGCTAAACACCCAGTCATGTATGGCTTCAGCTCTGACCAGTGGGGGTAAGGAGCTCTTCTGGGAAAGAGCAGAGGGTGTTGGGAGGCAGTGGCTGCGCCTGGGTGGCATAGACAGATCTGGTCCATATAGCCCTGAGCCTGGGCAGAGGAACCTTGCCAGCAAGTGGGCAGGCAGAGTCAAGGCGGCAGGAtgctccccagccccctccaatACTTCCCCCATTCCATCCTCAGGGGGTGGAGGCTGGAGGGGAGCAGACTGACTCAGCCAAACCCTGTTCCTTCCTTCTTTGGTAAGAAGTAAGTGGCGGCCTCTGGAAGAGTCAGGGCCCCCCCACCCTGGGTTACCTAGCCCAGGGCTACTGCAGCCATGGGTTCCAGTGGCATCATACCACCTCATCCGTGGCTCCACTCAAGGGGGCCACCAGATACTgccccttcttccttttcttcatccCAGACTGGGGATAAAGGACTTCAAGTTCTGGCTAAGATGTAGCAGCAGGGGCACCCAGACATCCACAGCAGGAAGCCGGGGCCATGTCACTGGTGTGGGAAAACACGTGCACACGTTTCTCCCTGAATGACTCAGCAGCGGACAGGCTGCCACCCTGGGGTCTCAGCCCTGCTAGGACTCACCAGGTGGAAGCCTTGGTGGTGTGACCTCAGTTTAGGTGTGGGCATCTTGTTGTCTTACTATTTGGAGAGGGGACAGAAATGGTATCCTTTATGGACCCAGAGACACTGCAAACGGAGGGGTGGGTGTGTAGGACTGAATGTCCCTGGGTCCAGGGGGGAATGGAGGGGGCAATCATCTGAAGAAGGGGAAAGGGTTTCTtttatcctttgttttttttttgtgtgactTCTATCAAAACACAGAAATACAGCACACGCACAAACCAGCACAAAAGCGCAGCGCTCTATTTACAGCTCCGGCTGGCACCTGCCCACCTGGCCAGCCGCCTGCAGAGGGGGTTGGGAGAAGGGGTCAGCCACGTCAGCAGGGAAAGGAAATGAGGCAggaaaagacagaaggaaaaccGGGAGGAGCAGAGAAACCGAGAGGAGAGAAGTGGAGCTTGGGCAATGAGGAGAAAGCGGAACAAAGGGACAAAAAGGGGAGACCCTTCCTCTCCTTCACCTCTCCCCCAAGGACCCAAAGCATAGTTGAAAGTGGGGGTGGtgcagagaaagagggaaaatagAGGTTCCATAGGAATccggagggaagggaggggcagtcCTGGAGGCAGAAACGGAACAAACCCCAATCCCaaacccccccaccccactctgcCACTTCCCCCTAAGCTGCCAGCACATCTGGTTTCCACAAATGCCACTCCCCACACAagccccttcccacccctctacccCAACCCTGGACCCAGGCCATCCCAACACTGGAGGGAAGAAACTTTTTTAAGGTTAGCATATTTGCAATATTGCCCAGCTTCAGCCCCCAATGGGACAACTAGAAGGGCAGGTTGGCCATGCTGCCCGGCGCTGGGAGGTAGCCCATCTGGCTGTCCAGAGACACACTGCGCTGCCGCAGGGGGTGGGACACCATGAGGTTCTGCTGGGGAGGGGGGCCCATGAGGGAGCCCTGTGGGGAGAGCATATGGGGGGGCTGGCTGTAGACCTCGCCCCCCACACCCCGTTGCTTCATCAGCATGAAATTCTGCTGGGTCATGAGGCCTTGTGGTGGGGACATGACCCCCTGGTGCAGGCCGTGGGGCACCATGCCCTGCTGTGGGGGCACACCTGTCCTTCCCAGCAAGGACATCTGTCCAGGGTGGCACATGGACATGTTGAGCCCCCGTTGGACGCCCTGCTGGCCCGGGAGGTTGGGGGGCCGAGACGGGGTCTGTTCCGCCATCATGTTCTGCAGGTTCATGAGATGCAGATTGGGGGGCTGGGCCTTGGGGGGCTGGTTCTCACTCTTGGGGAAGTACTGGAGGGTGCTGCTTGGCTTCTCAGAGGGGATGATCCTTGACAAGTCGAACTCAGGGATCCCCGTCGGGGTGGGCCGGATCACCTCGCTCAGCTCAGGGTCGTTCAGCACTGATGCCACCCCAGGGAGCACCCCTGGTGGGTATGCATCTCCCATGCGCCCAGCCATGCCTTTGCCCATTAGATGTTGTTGGGGGGGCATGGGGCCCGGCGGCTGGGTGGGCAGGTCCTCCGGAGGCAGGGGCATGCCTGAAGGGTAGTGCTGCTGCAGGCCAggtcccccgcccccacccccagcaggggCCATGGCACCATGGGGCTGCTGCAGCCGAGGGGGGAAGGGCATCATTTGggaggagctgggcacagggccACAGGGGGCATTCAGGGAGTCTGGGCCCCCTGGAGCCATCATCATTGAGTTTTGGGGAGGCCCTCCTGTCCCCTGTGCATTGGGATGCAGTGGAATGTTGGAGCccagaggggtgggggagggcaacATGGTAGGTGGGGGCTCATGGGACAGGGGCTGCTGGCCTGCCAGGTTCATGCCCATGGGGCTCTGGGCAGCAGCGGAGTTCAGGTGCATCTGGTTGGGCTGGTTGTTGCTGATACCTGTAAGAAAGAGGACAAGGAGGTCAGAACTGTGTGCACCAGCTGGGGAAGACAGAACCAGtccttctccccactccccaccttTTACCACTGGCCAGCTGCCCTTGGTTGCAAGGGAAGGGACTGGGAAAATTTAAGCTAAAAGCCAAGAGCCCAAGATCTGGCCCCATTTGCCATGGACACAGTGTGGGATGCAGAAAAGACCACTTGAGTGCTGTGGGCTGGGTTTCACTGAATGACTACCAGAATGGGAACAGGGCCCCGGACCTCAGACCAACGCCTAGAGCCCTGTGGAAGCATGGAGACGCCAGCACGACCACAGGGGCGACTCCCGGCCATGCCCACTCTTCCCATTCCCAGTGGCCCCTGCCTGTCCTCGCACCTGGCCCGGAGCCCTGGGATGGTGGAGGAGGGGGTAGCAGGGGCCGGTCAGGCAGCAGCTCGTCGTCTGAGGTGGCGATGGTCTTGATAGCATTGTGATAGAGCGGGGTGGAGCTGGGCATGGCGTACTTGGACATCTGGGACATCATCAGTGACAGGGGGTTCTGGGAAGGTGTGGGATCTGGGGAGGAAGTGAATGGTAGGCTGGGGTTCATGAGGCCGCTGGGAGGATTGGCAGGAGGCGCTGAGGAGCTGCTCCGAGGGCCGCTAGGCGGGAGGGCACCTATAGAAGCAGGGAGACAAAGAAAGTGGGGAGTGGAAAGTGAATTTGCTGCTTTAATAGGGGTTTAGGAAGAGGTCAGCCCACCAAATCTCCACCTAACCCCACCAGACACAGCTACATCCCACTGAACACAGGCCCCTCACAACCACCACAGCCCACCCATATTCAAAGCAATTCCTGTAGCCTCAGGGCCCCAGGCAGTGGGGAGATCCCAAGTCCCAAGTGTGACCCCTCAAAATGCCTGGGACATGTACATGGTACCTCAGACAAAGTTCAACACCACTCCCACCACCTGACCCAGCCCATGCCCACCCACCACAGAGGTGCCCAACTGGAGTCCAGTAACCCCACTGGCCTATCCAGCTGACTCACCCTGTTCCATGTTGCCCAGGGTGGAAGAAGAGTTCATGTTGAGAGGCGGCTGCTTATTCTGGGAGACCCCGGGGCTGGGCATGGCTGTCTTGGGCGAAGCCACCCAGCCTGGAGAAGGCACCGCCATGGAGGGAGACTTGAGCCTGCTTGGTGAGCCGGTGGGTGAACGGACATTGAGGGAGGAGCTGAGGACCTGGGGCGATTTGAGAGGTCCTGGAGGGTTGGCGGAAGGCAAGGGCACCATCTGCGAGGGAGTCTGGGGTGACTTGAGGTTGGCGGAGGGTGAAGTGACCAGGGGTGAGTGCACCTGGCTAAGGGTGGGTGACTTTAGGTGCCCCATGCCCGGCGAGCCCATCTGATTAATACTGATGGTGAGGTCTGAGGGCCGTCTGCCCAGTCCCCGACTGGGGGCTGAATGCACAGACCCAGGAGGAGGATTGGATGCAGGGGGCAGAGGCATGTGGCTGAGCCGAGTGGTACCCACAGTCCCCATGGGCATTGAGCTCTGGTCAGGGCTAAACATGTCTTGGGTGTTGCCCAAGTCCTGGGGCATGGCTTGGTAGGGTGCCTGGCCCCCAGAGAATCCCTGCTGGCCCTGGTTGGGAAACTGTGAAGGCATTAGCATCTTCTGTGGACCGCCCATCATGCCACTGCTATTCTGAGCCCGAACCCGGGCCATCTCCTCAGGACTGAGGCCCTGAGGCCCCATCATGTCCCCAGGACCCCGCATCTTCTGCGACATCAGCATCTGTTGCTGCGGGGTCATCTGCACGTTCAGGTTCATGTTCATGTTCATGTTCACGTTCATGTTCATGTTGAGGTTGCCTGGCCCCATGGGTGGGTCTACCTCCCTCAGCCCAGTCTGCCCCATGGGTGGGCTCAGGAGGCCACGACCTCCACCAAACTCCATGCCCATAGGTGTTCCTGCCAGGCCTTCACCACCAGACATCTGCCCAGGAAACATGGAAGGATCCATCTGTCGGTGTGCTTGCATCATCCGCTCCATCTCCATGCTCTGCCCCATGCCGCTTCCGGCCATACCCAGGGGCCGCTGCATGCCCATCGACCGCTTTTCCAGCAACTGGTGCCGTAGCAGCTCTTCCCTAACCCGAGGGGTCATGAATCGCTCCGCCTCACCCTGCCCACCTGGGTAGGGCACAGCATTCTGGGCAAAATTGCTGGGTCCCCCCATAGGGGGCAAGTCTTCAGTCCAGCCCATGCCTGGCCTCACAGGCCTCTGCATGGCATTCATGGGTACCTCCATGGGCATACTCTGCATGCCCCCAAACCCAGGCACCCGTTGCATCTGGTTGCCTGGGAAACGGGGACCAGGGAAGGGAGGTCCTCCCCGGAGCTGCATGGGATCTTGGACATCCATGGGCCCCCGCAGCTGTGCGCCCATTCCAGGTGGCCACTGGTCCCCAGGCTTGCTGTGGTAGGGAGGCGGGGGCCCCCTCACCATCATGCCTCCCATGCCCATCATGTCCTGCAGAGGGCGACCCCCGTGCAGTCCAATCTGCTCCTCTTTCCGCCGCTTCTCCTCATAGTACTCTTCCTGCAGCTTGCGCCATGCCACTTGCTCAGGCGTCAGGCTATCCTGGCCTAGCCTCTGCATCATCATGTTCATCTGCTGGCCCATGTCCCCTCCTGGGGGGTGCCCAGGCACTTCATGCTCCAGTGGTGGACCCCCGAGGCTCTGTGTCTGTGAAATCATGGACTGCAAGGGTTCCTCATACTTCTTTAGCCCACTAGGAGGGGCTGTGGGTGGCTGCTGGGGGGCAGGAGGGGCTTGTGCTGGTGGGCCCCCCTCACTGGCTGCTCCTGGGGGCCCCTTGAGGAAGGGCTCAGTCTCTCCGCTGCGGAGCAGCAGCCGCTCAATGTCTCTCAGCGTCTGCAGGGAACGCTCTCGATGCTCTAGCTGCTCTTTGGACAGGCCCTCGGAGCCCACCAGGCTGCGCTGCCCATTGCCAGTGGGTGCAGCCTCCCCCAGCAGGGTGGGGCCAGGGGCACTGCTGGGGTCTCCTCCGGGAGGCAGAGGGTTGTTTGTGGTGGCAGCCGTCGGGGTGTTAGGGTGGGTGCCCCCAGTCCCACCACCTGTGCTGGCAGCTCCCACCGAGTTGGGGGCCAAGTCCTGACTGGTGTCCTCAGGAGGTCCCTCCGGGGGCAGAGCAGGTGGGGcactgccaggggctgggggtggtggcGGCGGCAGTGGAGGTGGCTGGGACTGTGGGGTACCTGCTGACGGTGTGCTCAAGGGCAGCGGTTCTGGGGTGGGTGGCACTTTGGGGGCCTGCAGGTGGACAAAAGCAGAGTGTAAGATAGGTAAGGGACATCCTAATCAATCTCAGAGCCAAACCAGGCACCACACTCACCTGGTCAAGCTTGGCCCGGGGCACATTCTGCTGGTGGTAGGCAAGGATGGAGTCTGCCCGGCCCTGCAACACCGCCTCTGCAGCCCTGCAGCAGAGAACCAGGCACGGTCAGCTCAGAGAGGTGGGTAGGAGGGAGCCCCCCACCTCACCCAGCCTACCCTGCCCCCCTGTACACGCTCACTTGGAACCCCAGGCTGAGGGGCACTGGGCAGACACAGCAGACCTGGTCTCCCCTGAGGCACTTACGTGTTGGCCAGATGTGTGGTGAAGACGTACACGAACTGTGAGGGAGGCTTTCCAGGgacacccccgcccccacccccgggGGCATCAGGACGAAGGCCTGGTGGGGGGCCATGTGGAGGGCCTGGCGCGCTGCTCTCGTTGAGGGGCAGTTGGGCAGTTTGGCCGGGACCCAGCTGTGGGGCCGCCATGGCTGGGTCTGCTACATTACAATCtgcaaaaagagagaggagaggaaaggggtaAGTGTCTCAGATGCAAGGAGAACCAGCTGGCATCTCCTGCCCAGGAAGCCCACTGCCTCCCAGTGCCTTTCTGAGGGTCCTTTGTTCCTGCAGTCTGGTATATTCACCAATCTTGTTTGCCCAAGCTCAGTCCTTGCTCAGGATGGCAAGAGTAGTGTccacagggagaggagggagagggaaaacgTGGCC
This portion of the Ictidomys tridecemlineatus isolate mIctTri1 chromosome 4, mIctTri1.hap1, whole genome shotgun sequence genome encodes:
- the Bcl9l gene encoding B-cell CLL/lymphoma 9-like protein isoform X2, yielding MHPENKLTNHGKTGNGGAQSQHQNVNQGPTCNLGSKGVGAGSHGAKANQISPSNSSLKNPQAGVPSFSSHKGKVKRERSVSVDSGEQREAGTPSLDSEAKEVAPRSKRRCVLERKQPYSGDEWCSGPDSEEDDKPIGATHNCNVADPAMAAPQLGPGQTAQLPLNESSAPGPPHGPPPGLRPDAPGGGGGGVPGKPPSQFVYVFTTHLANTAAEAVLQGRADSILAYHQQNVPRAKLDQAPKVPPTPEPLPLSTPSAGTPQSQPPPLPPPPPPAPGSAPPALPPEGPPEDTSQDLAPNSVGAASTGGGTGGTHPNTPTAATTNNPLPPGGDPSSAPGPTLLGEAAPTGNGQRSLVGSEGLSKEQLEHRERSLQTLRDIERLLLRSGETEPFLKGPPGAASEGGPPAQAPPAPQQPPTAPPSGLKKYEEPLQSMISQTQSLGGPPLEHEVPGHPPGGDMGQQMNMMMQRLGQDSLTPEQVAWRKLQEEYYEEKRRKEEQIGLHGGRPLQDMMGMGGMMVRGPPPPYHSKPGDQWPPGMGAQLRGPMDVQDPMQLRGGPPFPGPRFPGNQMQRVPGFGGMQSMPMEVPMNAMQRPVRPGMGWTEDLPPMGGPSNFAQNAVPYPGGQGEAERFMTPRVREELLRHQLLEKRSMGMQRPLGMAGSGMGQSMEMERMMQAHRQMDPSMFPGQMSGGEGLAGTPMGMEFGGGRGLLSPPMGQTGLREVDPPMGPGNLNMNMNVNMNMNMNLNVQMTPQQQMLMSQKMRGPGDMMGPQGLSPEEMARVRAQNSSGMMGGPQKMLMPSQFPNQGQQGFSGGQAPYQAMPQDLGNTQDMFSPDQSSMPMGTVGTTRLSHMPLPPASNPPPGSVHSAPSRGLGRRPSDLTISINQMGSPGMGHLKSPTLSQVHSPLVTSPSANLKSPQTPSQMVPLPSANPPGPLKSPQVLSSSLNVRSPTGSPSRLKSPSMAVPSPGWVASPKTAMPSPGVSQNKQPPLNMNSSSTLGNMEQGALPPSGPRSSSSAPPANPPSGLMNPSLPFTSSPDPTPSQNPLSLMMSQMSKYAMPSSTPLYHNAIKTIATSDDELLPDRPLLPPPPPSQGSGPGISNNQPNQMHLNSAAAQSPMGMNLAGQQPLSHEPPPTMLPSPTPLGSNIPLHPNAQGTGGPPQNSMMMAPGGPDSLNAPCGPVPSSSQMMPFPPRLQQPHGAMAPAGGGGGGPGLQQHYPSGMPLPPEDLPTQPPGPMPPQQHLMGKGMAGRMGDAYPPGVLPGVASVLNDPELSEVIRPTPTGIPEFDLSRIIPSEKPSSTLQYFPKSENQPPKAQPPNLHLMNLQNMMAEQTPSRPPNLPGQQGVQRGLNMSMCHPGQMSLLGRTGVPPQQGMVPHGLHQGVMSPPQGLMTQQNFMLMKQRGVGGEVYSQPPHMLSPQGSLMGPPPQQNLMVSHPLRQRSVSLDSQMGYLPAPGSMANLPF
- the Cxcr5 gene encoding C-X-C chemokine receptor type 5; the protein is MPVAYSLIFLLGLMGNILVLVILERHRQTRSSTETFLFHLAVADLLLVFILPFAIAEGSVGWVLGSSLCKIVIALHKINFYCSSLLLACIAVDRYLAIVHAVHAYRHRRLLSIHITCATIWLAGFLFALPEILFATVSQPHSNDSLPRCTFPQENQAETNAWFTSRFLYHVGGFLLPMLVMGWCYVGVVHRLCQAQRRPQRQKAVRVAILVTSIFFLCWSPYHIVIFLDTLARLKAVDNSCELNGSLPVAITICEFLGLAHCCLNPMLYTFAGVKFRSDLSRLLTKLGCTGPASLCQLFPGWRKSSLSESENATSLTTF
- the Bcl9l gene encoding B-cell CLL/lymphoma 9-like protein isoform X1 produces the protein MRILANKTRLPHPRRREAPGSPPLSPRGHCPPAPAKPMHPENKLTNHGKTGNGGAQSQHQNVNQGPTCNLGSKGVGAGSHGAKANQISPSNSSLKNPQAGVPSFSSHKGKVKRERSVSVDSGEQREAGTPSLDSEAKEVAPRSKRRCVLERKQPYSGDEWCSGPDSEEDDKPIGATHNCNVADPAMAAPQLGPGQTAQLPLNESSAPGPPHGPPPGLRPDAPGGGGGGVPGKPPSQFVYVFTTHLANTAAEAVLQGRADSILAYHQQNVPRAKLDQAPKVPPTPEPLPLSTPSAGTPQSQPPPLPPPPPPAPGSAPPALPPEGPPEDTSQDLAPNSVGAASTGGGTGGTHPNTPTAATTNNPLPPGGDPSSAPGPTLLGEAAPTGNGQRSLVGSEGLSKEQLEHRERSLQTLRDIERLLLRSGETEPFLKGPPGAASEGGPPAQAPPAPQQPPTAPPSGLKKYEEPLQSMISQTQSLGGPPLEHEVPGHPPGGDMGQQMNMMMQRLGQDSLTPEQVAWRKLQEEYYEEKRRKEEQIGLHGGRPLQDMMGMGGMMVRGPPPPYHSKPGDQWPPGMGAQLRGPMDVQDPMQLRGGPPFPGPRFPGNQMQRVPGFGGMQSMPMEVPMNAMQRPVRPGMGWTEDLPPMGGPSNFAQNAVPYPGGQGEAERFMTPRVREELLRHQLLEKRSMGMQRPLGMAGSGMGQSMEMERMMQAHRQMDPSMFPGQMSGGEGLAGTPMGMEFGGGRGLLSPPMGQTGLREVDPPMGPGNLNMNMNVNMNMNMNLNVQMTPQQQMLMSQKMRGPGDMMGPQGLSPEEMARVRAQNSSGMMGGPQKMLMPSQFPNQGQQGFSGGQAPYQAMPQDLGNTQDMFSPDQSSMPMGTVGTTRLSHMPLPPASNPPPGSVHSAPSRGLGRRPSDLTISINQMGSPGMGHLKSPTLSQVHSPLVTSPSANLKSPQTPSQMVPLPSANPPGPLKSPQVLSSSLNVRSPTGSPSRLKSPSMAVPSPGWVASPKTAMPSPGVSQNKQPPLNMNSSSTLGNMEQGALPPSGPRSSSSAPPANPPSGLMNPSLPFTSSPDPTPSQNPLSLMMSQMSKYAMPSSTPLYHNAIKTIATSDDELLPDRPLLPPPPPSQGSGPGISNNQPNQMHLNSAAAQSPMGMNLAGQQPLSHEPPPTMLPSPTPLGSNIPLHPNAQGTGGPPQNSMMMAPGGPDSLNAPCGPVPSSSQMMPFPPRLQQPHGAMAPAGGGGGGPGLQQHYPSGMPLPPEDLPTQPPGPMPPQQHLMGKGMAGRMGDAYPPGVLPGVASVLNDPELSEVIRPTPTGIPEFDLSRIIPSEKPSSTLQYFPKSENQPPKAQPPNLHLMNLQNMMAEQTPSRPPNLPGQQGVQRGLNMSMCHPGQMSLLGRTGVPPQQGMVPHGLHQGVMSPPQGLMTQQNFMLMKQRGVGGEVYSQPPHMLSPQGSLMGPPPQQNLMVSHPLRQRSVSLDSQMGYLPAPGSMANLPF